The Streptomyces spororaveus genome includes a region encoding these proteins:
- a CDS encoding helix-turn-helix domain-containing protein yields the protein MSQDSITVVNDAGRKLAGRRRREIVAVLLFSGGPIFESSIPLSVFGIDRQDAGVPRYRLLVCAGEDGPLRTTGGLELTAPYGLEAIARAGTVVVPAWRSITSPPPPEALDALRLAHEEGARIVGLCTGAFVLAAAGLLDGRPATTHWMYAPTLAKRYPSVHVDPRELFVDDGDVLTSAGTAAGIDLCLHIVRTDHGSEAAGALARRLVVPPRRTGGQERYLDRSLPEEIGADPLAEVVAWALEHLHEQFDVETLAARAYMSRRTFDRRFRSLTGSAPLQWLITQRVLQAQRLLETSDYSVDEVAGRCGFRSPVALRGHFRRQLGSSPAAYRSAYRARRPQADVAQVAEINAGPVPHQRTPQPHRAAAALAAAGPTVTELYAPGRVMREHA from the coding sequence ATGAGCCAGGATTCCATCACCGTCGTCAACGACGCCGGCCGGAAGCTCGCGGGGCGTCGCCGCAGGGAGATCGTCGCGGTGCTGCTCTTCAGCGGCGGACCGATCTTCGAGAGCTCCATTCCACTTTCCGTGTTCGGCATTGACCGGCAGGACGCGGGAGTTCCACGCTATCGACTGCTCGTGTGCGCCGGAGAGGACGGTCCGCTCAGGACCACCGGCGGACTCGAACTGACCGCGCCGTACGGGTTGGAGGCGATCGCCCGGGCAGGCACGGTCGTCGTTCCCGCCTGGCGCTCCATCACTTCACCGCCGCCGCCGGAGGCGCTCGACGCACTGCGTCTGGCGCACGAGGAGGGGGCCCGGATCGTCGGACTGTGCACGGGGGCCTTCGTGCTCGCCGCCGCCGGTCTGCTGGACGGCCGGCCCGCGACGACGCACTGGATGTACGCGCCGACGCTGGCCAAGCGGTACCCGTCCGTCCATGTCGATCCGCGCGAACTCTTCGTCGACGACGGCGACGTGCTCACGTCCGCCGGCACGGCGGCCGGAATCGACCTGTGCCTGCACATCGTGCGCACGGACCACGGCAGCGAGGCGGCCGGGGCCCTGGCCCGCAGGCTCGTCGTACCGCCGCGCCGCACCGGCGGCCAGGAACGCTATCTCGACCGGTCGCTGCCGGAGGAGATCGGCGCCGACCCGCTGGCCGAGGTCGTCGCCTGGGCCCTGGAACACCTCCACGAGCAGTTCGACGTGGAGACGCTGGCCGCCCGCGCCTACATGAGCCGGCGCACCTTCGACCGGCGGTTCCGCTCGCTCACCGGCAGCGCCCCGCTCCAGTGGCTGATCACCCAGCGGGTGCTCCAGGCACAGCGGCTCCTGGAAACCTCCGACTACTCGGTCGACGAGGTCGCCGGACGCTGCGGGTTCCGTTCCCCGGTCGCCCTGCGCGGCCACTTCCGGCGGCAGCTGGGGTCCTCCCCCGCCGCCTACCGCTCCGCCTACCGGGCGCGCCGGCCGCAGGCCGACGTGGCACAGGTGGCCGAGATCAACGCGGGTCCGGTTCCGCACCAGCGCACCCCGCAGCCCCACCGGGCGGCGGCGGCCCTGGCCGCGGCGGGTCCCACGGTCACGGAGCTGTACGCCCCGGGCCGGGTCATGCGGGAACACGCCTGA
- a CDS encoding universal stress protein, which produces MAGHEFSEPADRKRKRVVDPSSAADLRAVEQTRVHCDPAFRHGVVVGFDGSTSSERALAYAIGMARRSGSGLIIVHVANRLPTTVWAGCEPPVFVDVPDHRTEVLGLELACADYLAEVPWILVERGGDICHELEEVGREYSADAIVVGSTHGIVGRIFGSVAGRLAKRAQRPVVVIP; this is translated from the coding sequence ATGGCCGGTCACGAATTCTCCGAACCCGCGGACCGCAAGCGCAAACGCGTCGTCGACCCCTCGTCGGCCGCCGATCTGCGCGCGGTGGAACAGACACGCGTGCACTGCGATCCGGCCTTCCGGCACGGAGTCGTTGTGGGATTCGACGGATCCACCTCCAGCGAGCGCGCGCTCGCCTATGCGATCGGCATGGCCCGCCGCTCCGGATCCGGTCTGATCATCGTCCATGTCGCCAACCGGCTGCCCACCACGGTGTGGGCCGGCTGCGAGCCGCCCGTCTTCGTCGACGTGCCGGACCACCGCACCGAGGTGCTCGGGCTGGAGCTCGCCTGCGCGGACTATCTGGCCGAAGTGCCGTGGATCCTGGTCGAGCGCGGTGGTGACATCTGCCATGAGCTGGAGGAGGTCGGCCGGGAGTATTCGGCCGACGCCATCGTGGTCGGCTCCACCCACGGGATCGTGGGCCGGATCTTCGGATCGGTGGCCGGCCGGCTGGCCAAGCGCGCACAGCGACCGGTGGTCGTCATTCCCTGA
- a CDS encoding acetate uptake transporter, whose amino-acid sequence MDNGVSAGSTASTSTLGNIALGLTLLAFGIGHTGVIDGVSAASSVSLAMYVGGAALFLLGLLEYRGGDGFNGTAFAGLGVFWFTWAKGAGGSVSDEAAGTFLVLFAMLALTLTVAAASGLFSQGVYALLTLSLLLLAIGAFVDNGMLAKAGGWVAAVSGLLAWYGATAALAHWPMAFGKAGRGAVAAG is encoded by the coding sequence GTGGACAATGGTGTCTCTGCGGGAAGCACGGCCTCGACTTCGACCCTCGGGAACATCGCCCTGGGTCTCACCCTTCTCGCATTCGGTATCGGCCACACCGGTGTCATCGACGGCGTGTCCGCTGCCAGTTCCGTGTCGCTCGCGATGTACGTCGGCGGCGCGGCCCTCTTCCTCCTCGGTCTCCTTGAGTACCGCGGCGGCGACGGGTTCAACGGCACCGCGTTCGCGGGCCTCGGCGTCTTCTGGTTCACCTGGGCCAAGGGCGCGGGCGGTTCGGTCTCCGACGAGGCCGCCGGAACGTTTCTTGTCCTGTTCGCGATGCTCGCGCTGACCCTCACGGTCGCCGCCGCGAGCGGTCTGTTCAGCCAGGGCGTCTACGCCCTGCTGACCCTGTCGCTGCTCCTGCTGGCGATAGGCGCGTTCGTGGACAACGGCATGCTCGCCAAGGCGGGCGGCTGGGTCGCCGCCGTCTCCGGGCTGCTGGCCTGGTACGGCGCCACCGCGGCACTGGCGCACTGGCCGATGGCCTTCGGCAAGGCCGGGCGCGGCGCGGTCGCCGCGGGCTGA
- the glmS gene encoding glutamine--fructose-6-phosphate transaminase (isomerizing): protein MCGIVGYIGKRDVAPLLLEGLQRLEYRGYDSAGIVVNTPKAPALKVVKAKGRVRELESRVPKRFAGTTGIAHTRWATHGAPSDLNSHPHLDPENKVAVVHNGIVDNCSELRAKLEAEGVEFVSETDTEVIVHLIARSEADSLEEKVREALKVIDGTYGIAVMHADFADRIVVARNGSPVVLGIGEKEMFVASDVAALVAHTRQVVTLGDGEMATIKADDFRTYTTSGTTTTATPETVEWEAASYDMGGHDTYMHKEISEQPDAVDRVLRGRIDDRFNTVHLGGLNLDPREARGIRRVKILGCGTSYHAGLIGAGLIEGMARIPADAEPASEFRYRNPVVDPDTLYIAVSQSGETYDVLAAVQELKRKGARVLGVVNVVGSAIAREADGGVYVHAGPEVCVVSTKCFTNTVVAFALLAVHLGRIRDLSVTDGKRIIEGLRKLPAQIQEILDGEEDIKKLASEFAEAKSMMFIGRVRGYPVALEASLKLKEISYIHAEAYPASELKHGPLALIEPSLPTVAIVPDDDLLEKNRAALEEIKARSGRILAVAHREQEKADHTIVVPKNEDELDPILMGIPLQLLAYHTALAMGRDIDKPRNLAKSVTVE from the coding sequence ATGTGTGGAATCGTCGGTTACATCGGCAAGCGTGACGTGGCACCGCTGCTGCTGGAAGGCCTGCAGCGGCTGGAGTACCGCGGATACGACTCCGCGGGCATCGTGGTCAACACCCCGAAGGCTCCCGCCCTGAAGGTCGTCAAGGCCAAGGGCCGCGTCCGCGAGCTGGAGTCCCGCGTCCCCAAGCGCTTCGCCGGCACCACCGGCATCGCCCACACCCGCTGGGCCACGCACGGCGCCCCGAGCGACCTCAACTCGCACCCGCACCTGGACCCCGAGAACAAGGTCGCCGTCGTCCACAACGGCATCGTCGACAACTGCTCCGAGCTGCGCGCCAAGCTCGAAGCCGAAGGCGTCGAATTCGTCTCGGAGACCGACACCGAGGTCATCGTCCACCTGATCGCCCGCTCCGAGGCCGACTCCCTGGAGGAGAAGGTCCGCGAGGCGCTCAAGGTCATCGACGGCACCTACGGCATCGCCGTCATGCACGCCGACTTCGCCGACCGCATCGTCGTCGCCCGCAACGGCTCCCCCGTGGTGCTGGGCATCGGCGAGAAGGAGATGTTCGTCGCCTCGGACGTCGCCGCGCTGGTCGCCCACACCCGCCAGGTCGTCACCCTCGGCGACGGCGAGATGGCCACCATCAAGGCCGACGACTTCCGCACCTACACGACCTCCGGTACGACGACCACCGCCACCCCGGAGACCGTGGAGTGGGAGGCCGCCTCGTACGACATGGGCGGTCACGACACCTACATGCACAAGGAGATCTCCGAGCAGCCCGACGCGGTCGACCGCGTGCTGCGCGGCCGGATCGACGACCGCTTCAACACCGTCCACCTGGGCGGCCTGAACCTGGACCCGCGCGAGGCGCGCGGCATCCGCCGGGTCAAGATCCTGGGCTGCGGCACCTCCTACCACGCGGGCCTCATCGGCGCCGGCCTCATCGAGGGCATGGCCCGTATCCCCGCGGACGCCGAGCCGGCCTCCGAGTTCCGCTACCGCAACCCGGTCGTGGACCCCGACACCCTGTACATCGCGGTCTCCCAGTCCGGTGAGACCTACGACGTGCTCGCGGCCGTGCAGGAGCTCAAGCGCAAGGGCGCCCGCGTCCTCGGCGTGGTCAACGTGGTCGGCTCCGCCATCGCCCGCGAGGCCGACGGCGGCGTGTACGTGCACGCCGGCCCCGAGGTCTGCGTCGTCTCCACCAAGTGCTTCACCAACACGGTCGTGGCCTTCGCCCTGCTCGCCGTGCACCTGGGCCGCATCCGGGACCTCTCGGTCACCGACGGCAAGCGGATCATCGAGGGCCTGCGCAAGCTGCCCGCGCAGATCCAGGAGATCCTCGACGGCGAAGAGGACATCAAGAAGCTGGCGAGCGAGTTCGCCGAGGCCAAGTCGATGATGTTCATCGGCCGGGTGCGCGGCTACCCGGTGGCGCTGGAGGCCTCCCTCAAGCTGAAGGAGATCTCCTACATCCACGCCGAGGCCTACCCGGCCTCCGAGCTCAAGCACGGCCCGCTGGCCCTGATCGAGCCGTCCCTGCCGACGGTCGCGATCGTCCCGGACGACGACCTGCTGGAGAAGAACCGCGCGGCGCTGGAGGAGATCAAGGCCCGCAGCGGCCGGATCCTGGCGGTCGCCCACCGCGAGCAGGAGAAGGCGGACCACACCATCGTGGTCCCGAAGAACGAGGACGAGCTGGACCCGATCCTGATGGGCATCCCGCTCCAGCTGCTGGCGTACCACACGGCCCTGGCCATGGGCCGGGACATCGACAAGCCGCGCAACCTGGCGAAGTCGGTCACCGTCGAGTAG
- a CDS encoding beta-N-acetylhexosaminidase, with protein sequence MRVLRRTLGALLALATAPALVTACTSAHGDDARPGDDPPVALAPFERLLPAPVSARAEGPGYSFGAGTVVRTGRGPDEEVRRVGELLAEQLRGPSGLPLPVVDGAQGDGIRLRIDEGAQGVGDEGYRLESGPTGVTLTARTPAGLFHAGQTLRQLVPVAGPGTVPGGTVTDRPRFAYRGAMVDIARHHFSVEQVKKYVDQLAQYKVNTLHLHLTDDQGWRLAIDSWPRLAEYGGGSEVGGGPGGHWTKDEYRDLVAYAGQRYVDVVPEIDMPGHVNAALASYAELNCDGKAPERYTGVKVGFSSLCVGKERTYEFIDEVLGELAELTPGRYLHIGGDEAHATPAADYAAFMDRAQAVVGRYGKTVVAWHQLAAARPARGAVLQYWGHDKTAAADKAAVAAAARAGHPLILSPADRLYLDMKYDPATKPGLAWAGYVPVRRAYSWDPGAYLAGVPESAVLGVEAPLWTETVATRGDWELMAFPRVLGLAELGWSPAAALDWTSYSRRLAAQAPRLDAQGIAFFRAPDVPWQ encoded by the coding sequence ATGAGAGTCCTGCGACGCACGCTCGGCGCCCTCCTCGCCCTCGCCACGGCCCCGGCCCTGGTGACGGCCTGCACCTCCGCCCACGGTGACGACGCCCGGCCCGGGGACGACCCGCCGGTGGCCCTCGCCCCCTTCGAACGGCTGCTGCCCGCGCCCGTCTCCGCCCGCGCCGAGGGCCCCGGCTACTCCTTCGGCGCGGGCACGGTCGTCCGCACCGGCCGGGGCCCGGACGAGGAGGTCCGCCGGGTGGGCGAGCTCCTCGCCGAGCAGCTGCGCGGCCCCAGCGGGCTGCCGCTGCCGGTGGTCGACGGCGCGCAGGGGGACGGGATCCGGCTCAGGATCGACGAGGGGGCGCAGGGGGTGGGCGACGAGGGGTACCGGCTGGAGTCCGGCCCGACCGGGGTCACCCTCACCGCGCGGACCCCGGCCGGGCTCTTCCACGCGGGGCAGACGCTGCGCCAGCTGGTACCGGTGGCGGGCCCGGGCACGGTGCCGGGCGGGACGGTCACCGACCGGCCGCGCTTCGCGTACCGCGGGGCCATGGTCGACATCGCGCGCCACCACTTCTCGGTGGAGCAGGTCAAGAAATACGTGGACCAGCTCGCCCAGTACAAGGTCAACACCCTGCACCTGCACCTGACCGACGACCAGGGGTGGCGCCTCGCGATCGACTCCTGGCCGCGGCTGGCGGAGTACGGGGGCGGCAGCGAGGTCGGGGGCGGCCCCGGCGGCCACTGGACGAAGGACGAGTACCGGGACCTGGTGGCCTACGCGGGGCAGCGGTACGTGGACGTGGTCCCCGAGATCGACATGCCGGGGCACGTGAACGCGGCGCTCGCCTCCTACGCCGAGCTGAACTGCGACGGGAAGGCCCCGGAGCGGTACACCGGCGTCAAGGTGGGCTTCAGCTCGCTGTGCGTGGGCAAGGAGCGGACGTACGAGTTCATCGACGAGGTCCTCGGCGAGCTGGCGGAGCTGACCCCCGGCCGCTACCTGCACATCGGCGGCGACGAGGCGCACGCGACGCCCGCGGCGGACTACGCGGCCTTCATGGACCGGGCCCAGGCCGTGGTGGGCCGGTACGGCAAGACGGTGGTGGCCTGGCACCAGCTGGCGGCGGCCCGCCCGGCCCGGGGCGCGGTGCTCCAGTACTGGGGCCACGACAAGACCGCGGCCGCGGACAAGGCGGCCGTGGCGGCGGCGGCCCGGGCGGGGCACCCGCTGATCCTGTCGCCGGCGGACCGGCTGTACCTGGACATGAAGTACGACCCGGCCACGAAGCCGGGCCTGGCCTGGGCGGGGTACGTCCCGGTGCGGCGCGCCTACTCCTGGGACCCGGGCGCGTACCTGGCCGGGGTCCCGGAGTCGGCGGTGCTGGGCGTGGAGGCCCCGCTGTGGACGGAGACCGTCGCGACGCGCGGCGACTGGGAGCTGATGGCCTTCCCGCGGGTACTGGGCCTGGCCGAACTGGGCTGGTCGCCGGCGGCCGCGCTCGACTGGACCTCCTACAGCCGCCGCCTGGCCGCGCAGGCGCCCCGGCTGGACGCGCAGGGCATCGCCTTCTTCCGGGCGCCGGACGTTCCCTGGCAGTGA
- a CDS encoding IucA/IucC family protein, producing the protein MSLADAVAHLSPELWARANRALVRKGLAEFSHERLLTPKPLGGGLYSVLSDDSTVEYRFKAVLHALDHWSVDEASITRHRDGAELELDALDFHIELREALGLSPEVLPVYLEEISSTLAGTGYKYTKPQVSSDVLAKSSFQDIETGMTEGHPCFVANNGRLGFGVHEYLSYAPETASPVHLVWVAARKDVSTFTAGAGLDHDSFMREELGDETIAVFAERMTALGLDLADFHLFPVHPWQWWNKTTVTFAAEIANRRLVLLGEGPDAYLAQQSIRTFFNRSAPRKHYVKTAISVLNMGFMRGLSAAYMEATPAINDWLHQLIEGDEVLKSVDFSIIRERAAIGYHHRQYERATDRYSPYRKMLAALWRESPVNRIEGDERLATMASLLHVDAEGKSFAGALIAESGLTPAEWLRHYLRAYLVPLLHCFYQYDLAYMPHGENTILVIEGGLVKRAIFKDIAEEIVIMDADAVLPPAVERVRADIPEDMKLLSIFTDVFDCFFRFLGAILADEGICDEDTFWRAVADCGHEYQESMPQLAERFARYDLFAQEFQLSCLNRLQLRNNRQMVDLADPAAALQLIGSLQNPVAAFARR; encoded by the coding sequence ATGAGCCTCGCCGACGCCGTCGCCCACCTCTCCCCCGAGCTGTGGGCCCGCGCCAACCGCGCCCTGGTCCGCAAGGGCCTCGCCGAGTTCTCCCACGAGCGCCTGCTGACCCCGAAGCCGCTGGGCGGCGGCCTCTACTCGGTCCTCAGCGACGACTCGACCGTGGAGTACCGCTTCAAGGCGGTCCTGCACGCCCTCGACCACTGGTCGGTCGACGAGGCCTCCATCACCCGCCACCGTGACGGCGCCGAGCTGGAGCTGGACGCCCTCGACTTCCACATCGAGCTGCGCGAGGCCCTGGGCCTGAGTCCCGAGGTGCTGCCCGTCTACCTGGAGGAGATCTCCTCCACCCTGGCCGGCACGGGCTACAAGTACACGAAGCCGCAGGTCTCCTCCGACGTCCTCGCGAAGTCCTCCTTCCAGGACATCGAGACGGGCATGACCGAGGGCCACCCCTGCTTCGTCGCGAACAACGGCCGGCTCGGCTTCGGCGTGCACGAGTACCTCTCGTACGCCCCGGAGACCGCCAGCCCCGTCCACCTGGTGTGGGTGGCCGCCCGCAAGGACGTCTCCACCTTCACGGCGGGCGCGGGCCTGGACCACGACTCCTTCATGCGCGAGGAGCTGGGCGACGAGACCATCGCCGTCTTCGCGGAGCGGATGACCGCGCTGGGCCTGGACCTGGCCGACTTCCACCTCTTCCCCGTGCACCCCTGGCAGTGGTGGAACAAGACCACGGTCACCTTCGCCGCCGAGATCGCGAACCGCCGCCTGGTGCTGCTGGGCGAGGGCCCGGACGCGTACCTCGCGCAGCAGTCGATCCGTACGTTCTTCAACCGGAGCGCGCCGCGCAAGCACTACGTCAAGACCGCCATCTCGGTCCTGAACATGGGCTTCATGCGAGGTCTGTCGGCCGCGTACATGGAAGCCACCCCGGCGATCAACGACTGGCTGCACCAGCTGATCGAGGGCGACGAGGTCCTGAAGTCGGTGGACTTCTCGATCATCCGCGAGCGCGCGGCGATCGGCTACCACCACCGCCAGTACGAGCGCGCCACCGACCGGTACTCCCCGTACCGCAAGATGCTGGCCGCGCTGTGGCGCGAGTCCCCCGTCAACCGGATCGAGGGCGACGAGCGCCTCGCCACGATGGCCTCGCTCCTGCACGTGGACGCCGAGGGCAAGTCCTTCGCCGGCGCGCTGATCGCGGAGTCGGGCCTGACCCCGGCCGAGTGGCTGCGCCACTACCTGCGCGCCTACCTGGTGCCGCTGCTGCACTGCTTCTACCAGTACGACCTCGCCTACATGCCGCACGGCGAGAACACCATCCTCGTCATCGAGGGCGGCCTGGTGAAGCGGGCGATCTTCAAGGACATCGCCGAGGAGATCGTCATCATGGACGCGGACGCGGTGCTGCCGCCCGCGGTCGAGCGGGTCCGGGCGGACATCCCCGAGGACATGAAGCTCCTGTCGATCTTCACGGACGTCTTCGACTGCTTCTTCCGCTTCCTCGGCGCGATCCTCGCGGACGAGGGCATCTGCGACGAGGACACCTTCTGGCGGGCGGTCGCGGACTGCGGCCACGAGTACCAGGAGTCGATGCCGCAGCTCGCGGAGCGCTTCGCGCGGTACGACCTGTTCGCGCAGGAGTTCCAGCTGTCCTGCCTGAACCGCCTCCAGCTGCGCAACAACAGGCAGATGGTCGACCTCGCCGACCCGGCGGCGGCCCTCCAGCTGATCGGCAGCCTCCAGAACCCCGTCGCGGCCTTCGCCCGGCGGTGA
- a CDS encoding GNAT family N-acetyltransferase, with product MSTTELLFSRVDTELGSFSVRPLDPFADAELLHGWVTHPKASFWMMQDASLPDVEREYMRIAAHEHHQAFIGLHEGRPAFLMETYDPSELELVGLYEAQPGDVGMHFLVAPSDTPLHGFTRAVITTVMSAIFADPATERVVVEPDVANTAVHALNEAVGFVPERQVTKPEKEALLSFCTRAQFEAATAAQGVSI from the coding sequence ATGAGCACCACCGAACTCCTCTTCTCCCGCGTCGACACGGAACTCGGCTCCTTCTCCGTGCGCCCCCTGGACCCCTTCGCCGACGCGGAGCTGCTCCACGGCTGGGTCACCCACCCGAAGGCGTCGTTCTGGATGATGCAGGACGCGTCCCTGCCGGACGTCGAGCGCGAGTACATGAGGATCGCCGCCCACGAGCACCACCAGGCCTTCATCGGCCTGCACGAGGGCCGCCCCGCCTTCCTCATGGAGACCTACGACCCGTCCGAGCTGGAGCTGGTCGGCCTCTACGAAGCCCAGCCCGGCGACGTCGGCATGCACTTCCTCGTCGCCCCCAGCGACACCCCACTGCACGGCTTCACCCGCGCCGTCATCACCACGGTGATGTCCGCGATCTTCGCCGACCCGGCCACCGAGCGCGTCGTCGTCGAGCCGGACGTCGCCAACACCGCCGTGCACGCACTGAACGAGGCCGTCGGCTTCGTGCCGGAGCGCCAGGTCACCAAGCCGGAGAAGGAAGCCCTGCTGAGCTTCTGCACCCGCGCGCAGTTCGAGGCCGCCACGGCCGCCCAGGGGGTCTCCATATGA
- a CDS encoding lysine N(6)-hydroxylase/L-ornithine N(5)-oxygenase family protein: MPSTAETHDFIGIGVGPFNLGLACLTAPLDEIDGLFIESKPHFEWHAGMFLDGAHLQTPFMSDLVTLADPTSPFSFLNYLKDKDRLYSFYIRENFYPLRAEYNDYCRWAADRLDNVRWSTSVTEVTYDERAGLYEVHTDKGETHRAPRLVLGTGTPPHVPQSCEGLGGDFTHNSAYMQNKAELQKKKSITLIGSGQSAAEIYYDLLAEIDVHGYQLNWVTRSPRFFPLEYTKLTLEMTSPEYVDYFHALPEDTRYRLETQQKNLFKGIDGDLINAIFDLLYQKKISMPGQVPTTLLTNTSLNSTAYDTTTGTYTLGLRQEEQERDFSLTSEGLVLATGYKYTFPEFLNPVRDRLNFDGHGRLDAARNYSIDTTGRGVYLQNGTTHNHSLTSPDLGMAAYRNAYIVGELLGREHYKVEKSIAFQQFAAPEGTL, encoded by the coding sequence TTGCCCTCCACCGCTGAGACCCACGACTTCATCGGCATCGGCGTCGGTCCGTTCAACCTCGGACTCGCCTGCCTGACCGCCCCGCTCGACGAGATCGACGGTCTCTTCATCGAGTCGAAGCCGCACTTCGAGTGGCACGCCGGGATGTTCCTGGACGGCGCCCACCTGCAGACGCCCTTCATGTCGGACCTGGTCACGCTCGCCGACCCGACCTCGCCCTTCTCCTTCCTGAACTACCTGAAGGACAAGGACCGGCTGTACTCCTTCTACATCCGGGAGAACTTCTACCCGCTGCGGGCCGAGTACAACGACTACTGCCGCTGGGCCGCCGACCGCCTCGACAACGTCCGGTGGTCCACCTCGGTCACCGAGGTCACCTACGACGAGCGGGCCGGCCTGTACGAGGTCCACACCGACAAGGGCGAGACCCACCGGGCCCCCCGCCTGGTCCTGGGCACCGGCACCCCGCCGCACGTCCCGCAGTCCTGCGAGGGCCTCGGCGGCGACTTCACGCACAACTCCGCCTACATGCAGAACAAGGCGGAGCTGCAGAAGAAGAAGTCGATCACCCTCATCGGCTCCGGCCAGAGCGCGGCCGAGATCTACTACGACCTCCTCGCCGAGATCGACGTCCACGGCTACCAGCTCAACTGGGTGACCCGCTCCCCGCGCTTCTTCCCGCTGGAGTACACCAAGCTCACGCTGGAGATGACCTCCCCCGAGTACGTGGACTACTTCCACGCGCTCCCCGAGGACACCCGCTACCGGCTGGAGACCCAGCAGAAGAACCTCTTCAAGGGCATCGACGGCGACCTGATCAACGCCATCTTCGACCTGCTCTACCAGAAGAAGATCAGCATGCCGGGCCAGGTCCCGACCACCCTGCTGACCAACACCTCCCTGAACAGCACCGCGTACGACACCACCACGGGCACGTACACGCTGGGACTGCGCCAGGAGGAGCAGGAGCGGGACTTCTCCCTCACCTCCGAGGGCCTGGTCCTGGCCACCGGCTACAAGTACACCTTCCCGGAGTTCCTGAACCCGGTGCGGGACCGCCTGAACTTCGACGGGCACGGCCGGCTCGACGCCGCCCGCAACTACAGCATCGACACCACGGGCCGCGGGGTCTACCTGCAGAACGGCACCACCCACAACCACTCCCTCACCTCGCCCGACCTGGGCATGGCGGCGTACCGGAACGCGTACATCGTCGGTGAGCTGCTCGGCCGCGAGCACTACAAGGTCGAGAAGTCCATCGCGTTCCAGCAGTTCGCCGCCCCGGAAGGCACCCTCTGA